A single region of the Streptomyces sp. ITFR-16 genome encodes:
- a CDS encoding TIGR01777 family oxidoreductase, with amino-acid sequence MPHSRIAVTGSTGLIGAALVRSLRTDGHEVVRLVRRPARDGDEVEWDPKRGYVDVAGLVGCDAVVHLAGAGVGDHRWTDAYKQEIRDSRVLGTAAIAEAVASLDTPPQVLLSGSAIGFYGDTGDRAVDESAPPGDGFLPSVCVEWEEATAAAEEAGVRTVHARTGLVVAREGGAWGRMFPLFRAGLGGRLGNGRQYWSFIALHDHIAALRHILDTPALSGPVNLTGPGPVTNGEVTAAMGRVLHRPTLFTAPAPALRIALGEFAGDVLGSQRVLPGQLLDSGFTFAFPGIDAAIRAALR; translated from the coding sequence ATGCCGCACTCCCGTATCGCCGTCACCGGATCGACCGGACTCATCGGAGCGGCGCTGGTGCGCTCGCTGCGGACCGACGGACACGAGGTGGTACGCCTCGTCAGGCGCCCGGCGCGGGACGGCGACGAGGTGGAGTGGGACCCCAAGCGGGGCTATGTGGACGTGGCCGGGCTGGTCGGCTGCGACGCGGTCGTCCACCTCGCCGGGGCCGGGGTCGGCGACCACCGCTGGACCGACGCCTACAAGCAGGAGATCCGGGACAGCCGGGTGCTCGGCACGGCCGCGATCGCCGAGGCAGTCGCCTCGCTGGACACCCCGCCGCAGGTGCTGCTGTCCGGGTCCGCGATCGGCTTCTACGGAGACACCGGGGACCGCGCGGTCGACGAGAGCGCGCCTCCGGGCGACGGATTCCTGCCGTCGGTGTGCGTGGAGTGGGAAGAGGCCACGGCCGCCGCCGAGGAGGCCGGGGTACGGACCGTGCACGCGCGGACCGGGCTGGTCGTCGCCCGGGAGGGCGGCGCCTGGGGCCGTATGTTCCCACTGTTCCGCGCGGGGCTCGGCGGCCGGCTGGGCAACGGCCGGCAGTACTGGAGCTTCATCGCGCTGCACGACCACATCGCGGCGCTGCGGCACATTCTCGACACCCCCGCGCTGTCCGGACCGGTGAACCTGACCGGGCCCGGGCCCGTCACCAACGGCGAGGTGACGGCGGCGATGGGCCGGGTGCTGCACCGTCCGACCCTGTTCACCGCGCCGGCGCCGGCGCTGCGGATCGCGCTGGGCGAGTTCGCCGGGGATGTGCTGGGCAGTCAGCGGGTGCTGCCGGGACAGCTGCTGGACTCCGGATTCACCTTCGCCTTCCCGGGCATCGACGCCGCCATCCGCGCGGCCCTGCGCTGA
- a CDS encoding GNAT family N-acetyltransferase — translation MADSSTPPAPSVRPAVAADGPVLGELDRSTWSTLHSVQPRPQPPYAPFFDDRHLPRDILVAEAADEAGEQVVAGYIRVVPPTPLACNAHVRQIQGLAVAGWARGRGIGRALIRAACGAARADGANRITLRVLGHNAPARALYASEGFTVEGVLRDEFFLGGRYVDDVLMGRPLAP, via the coding sequence ATGGCCGATTCCTCCACCCCTCCCGCCCCGTCCGTCCGCCCCGCCGTCGCCGCGGACGGCCCGGTGCTCGGGGAGCTCGACCGGAGCACCTGGTCGACCCTGCACTCCGTGCAGCCGCGCCCCCAGCCGCCGTACGCGCCGTTCTTCGACGACCGGCACCTGCCCCGGGACATCCTGGTCGCCGAGGCGGCCGACGAGGCCGGCGAGCAGGTCGTCGCCGGGTACATCCGGGTGGTCCCGCCCACCCCGCTCGCCTGCAACGCGCACGTCCGCCAGATACAGGGCCTGGCCGTGGCGGGCTGGGCGCGCGGGCGCGGCATCGGACGCGCGCTGATACGGGCCGCCTGCGGGGCGGCGCGCGCCGACGGGGCGAACCGGATCACCCTGCGCGTCCTCGGCCACAACGCCCCCGCCCGCGCGCTCTACGCGTCGGAGGGGTTCACCGTCGAGGGCGTGCTGCGCGACGAGTTCTTCCTGGGCGGGCGGTACGTGGACGACGTGCTGATGGGCCGGCCGCTCGCCCCGTGA
- a CDS encoding DUF4240 domain-containing protein has protein sequence MDETEFWELIDSTREAADGDPEDHADLLVERLVQLDPESVLDFARHFEARYNRAYRWDLWAAASVLLGGASDDAFDYFRCWLIGQGREVFEGAVHDPDALAELLDDFDEELDGDAEELGYAADEAYEQLTGVVAPDLGLPPQAGEPEGTPIGIEDDAALAARLPALWERFGAG, from the coding sequence ATGGACGAGACGGAATTCTGGGAGCTCATCGACAGCACCCGCGAGGCCGCCGACGGCGACCCCGAGGACCACGCCGACCTGCTCGTCGAACGGCTGGTGCAGCTCGATCCCGAATCCGTGCTGGACTTCGCCCGGCACTTCGAGGCCCGCTACAACCGGGCCTACCGCTGGGATCTGTGGGCCGCCGCCAGTGTGCTGCTCGGCGGCGCGAGCGACGACGCCTTCGACTACTTCCGCTGCTGGCTGATCGGCCAGGGCAGGGAGGTCTTCGAGGGCGCGGTGCACGATCCGGACGCCCTGGCGGAGCTGCTGGACGACTTCGACGAGGAGCTGGACGGCGACGCCGAGGAGCTGGGGTACGCCGCCGACGAGGCGTACGAGCAGCTCACCGGGGTGGTCGCGCCGGACCTCGGGCTGCCGCCGCAGGCCGGGGAGCCCGAGGGCACCCCGATCGGCATCGAGGACGACGCGGCGCTGGCGGCCCGGCTGCCCGCGCTGTGGGAGCGGTTCGGCGCCGGGTGA
- a CDS encoding YafY family protein, with protein sequence MRAARLIRMVLLLQARPGLTGAELARELEVSERTVTRDAQALSEAGIPVYAERGRSGGYRLVGGYRTGLTGLARDEAEALFLSGLPAALREMGLQDAATAARLKVSAALMPSLRDAPAGAGRRFHLDAPGWYREPATPEHLPAVAEAVRGDRTILARYLRAGRDTGVERELAPYGLVLKAGVWYLCARAGDDFRVYRIDRFTAVTVSDTPFVRDEDFDLPAFWDERAAQFARSILRTEVTLRLSPAAVRRLPHAVDRAAAEEALAAAGPPDADGWVAVTLPVESLEVARGQLLALGPELEVREPAALRSRFAEAAERLYALYRNTP encoded by the coding sequence ATGCGTGCTGCCCGGCTCATCAGAATGGTGCTGCTTCTTCAGGCCCGGCCCGGTCTGACCGGGGCCGAGCTGGCCCGGGAGCTGGAGGTGTCCGAGCGGACCGTCACCCGGGACGCCCAGGCCCTGTCCGAGGCGGGCATCCCGGTCTATGCGGAGCGGGGGCGGTCCGGCGGGTACCGGCTTGTCGGCGGGTACCGCACCGGGCTCACCGGCCTCGCCCGGGACGAGGCCGAGGCGCTCTTCCTCTCCGGCCTGCCCGCCGCCCTGCGCGAGATGGGCCTCCAGGACGCCGCGACGGCCGCCCGGCTGAAGGTGTCGGCCGCGCTCATGCCCTCCCTGCGGGACGCGCCCGCGGGCGCCGGGCGCCGCTTCCATCTGGACGCCCCCGGCTGGTACCGGGAACCGGCCACCCCGGAGCACCTGCCCGCCGTGGCCGAGGCCGTCCGGGGCGACCGTACGATCCTGGCCCGCTATCTGCGGGCCGGCCGGGACACCGGGGTGGAACGGGAGCTGGCCCCGTACGGCCTCGTCCTCAAGGCCGGGGTCTGGTATCTCTGCGCCCGGGCGGGTGACGACTTCCGGGTGTACCGGATCGACCGCTTCACCGCCGTGACGGTGTCGGACACCCCGTTCGTACGGGACGAGGACTTCGATCTGCCCGCCTTCTGGGACGAGCGCGCGGCTCAGTTCGCCCGCTCGATCCTGCGCACCGAGGTCACCCTGCGGCTCTCCCCGGCAGCCGTGCGGCGGCTGCCGCACGCCGTGGACCGGGCGGCGGCCGAGGAGGCGCTCGCGGCCGCCGGGCCGCCCGACGCGGACGGATGGGTCGCGGTCACCCTGCCGGTCGAGTCCCTGGAGGTCGCCCGCGGTCAGCTGCTGGCCCTGGGACCGGAGTTGGAGGTAAGGGAGCCGGCCGCGCTGCGCAGCAGGTTCGCGGAGGCCGCCGAACGCCTGTACGCGCTCTACCGGAACACCCCGTGA
- the aceE gene encoding pyruvate dehydrogenase (acetyl-transferring), homodimeric type, protein MTDPVAKLPSELDQLPDRDPEETAEWAASLDAVTKAAGPHRAAYLMRRSLQHAEGAGLALPKLLETDYVNSIPTAAEPAFDGDLEMESKITAWNRWNAAAMVTRGSRFGVGGHIATFASAAWLYETGFNHFFRGKEGDGSGDQLYIQGHASPGIYARAFLDGRLSEQQLDNFRQEAGGDGLPSYPHPRRLPWLWEFPTVSMGLGPLSAIYQARFNRYLANRNIKDTSNSHVWAFLGDGEMDEPESTAALALAAREQLDNLTFVINCNLQRLDGPVRANFRVVQELEGAFRGAGWNVVKTLWGSAWDELFQLDTAGALVRRLREVPDAQFQTYATRDVAYIREHFFGAEPALAELAKLLTDAKIAECFHTSRGGHEARKVYAAYRAALEHKGAPTVILAQTVKGYTLGPGFESRNANHQMKKLDGKQFRAMRDLLDLPIPDSKLDEGLVPYGHPGADSPEVRYLQERRAALGGPAPARRVHQVALPAPEERAFAALKKGSGKQELATTMAFVRLAKDLMRDKETGKRWVPIVPDEARTFGMEALFPSAGIYSPLGQTYDPVDRDQLMYYKEAKDGQVLNEGITEAGAMADFIAAATSYATHGEPMIPFYIFYSMFGWQRTGDQFWQLGDQLGRGFVVGATAGRTTLTGEGLQHADGHSHLIASTNPASLNYDPAFAYEIAVIVQDGLRRMYGPDAENVFYYLTVYNEPKPQPAMQEGVEEGILKGLYRFKEGTPAKADAPRTQLLASGTAIHWALEAQELLASDWGVTADVWSATSWGELRREALECDEALLRGEQRVPYVTQALEGAPGPVLAVSDWMRQVPDQISQWVEQDWTSLGTDGFGISDTREAARRHFGVDAQSITVAALAQLARRGEVPASAVKEARERYGL, encoded by the coding sequence ATGACCGACCCCGTAGCAAAGCTTCCGAGCGAGCTCGACCAGCTCCCGGACCGCGACCCGGAGGAGACCGCCGAATGGGCGGCCTCCCTCGATGCCGTCACCAAGGCCGCAGGCCCGCACCGCGCCGCGTACCTGATGCGCCGCTCGCTCCAGCACGCCGAGGGTGCCGGTCTCGCGCTGCCCAAACTGCTGGAGACCGACTACGTCAACTCCATCCCCACCGCCGCGGAGCCCGCCTTCGACGGTGACCTGGAGATGGAATCGAAGATCACCGCGTGGAACCGCTGGAACGCGGCCGCGATGGTCACCCGCGGCTCCCGCTTCGGCGTCGGCGGCCACATCGCCACCTTCGCCTCGGCGGCCTGGCTGTACGAGACCGGCTTCAACCACTTCTTCCGCGGCAAGGAGGGGGACGGCTCCGGCGACCAGCTCTACATCCAGGGCCACGCCTCCCCCGGCATCTACGCCCGCGCCTTCCTCGACGGCCGGCTCAGCGAGCAGCAGCTCGACAACTTCCGCCAGGAGGCGGGCGGCGACGGCCTGCCGTCCTACCCGCACCCGCGCCGGCTGCCCTGGCTGTGGGAGTTCCCCACCGTGTCGATGGGCCTCGGCCCGCTCTCGGCGATCTACCAGGCGCGCTTCAACCGCTACCTGGCCAACCGCAACATCAAGGACACGTCGAACTCGCACGTCTGGGCCTTCCTGGGCGACGGCGAGATGGACGAGCCCGAGTCGACCGCCGCCCTCGCCCTCGCGGCCCGTGAGCAGCTCGACAACCTGACCTTCGTCATCAACTGCAACCTGCAGCGCCTCGACGGCCCGGTCCGCGCCAACTTCCGGGTCGTCCAGGAGCTGGAGGGCGCGTTCCGCGGCGCCGGCTGGAACGTCGTCAAGACGCTCTGGGGCTCCGCCTGGGACGAGCTGTTCCAGCTCGACACCGCGGGTGCGCTGGTGCGCCGGCTCCGCGAGGTGCCGGACGCCCAGTTCCAGACGTACGCGACCCGGGACGTCGCCTACATCCGCGAGCACTTCTTCGGTGCCGAGCCCGCCCTCGCCGAGCTGGCGAAGCTGCTCACCGACGCGAAGATCGCCGAGTGCTTCCACACCTCGCGCGGCGGCCACGAGGCCCGCAAGGTGTACGCGGCCTACCGGGCGGCGCTGGAGCACAAGGGCGCCCCGACGGTGATCCTGGCCCAGACCGTGAAGGGCTACACGCTCGGCCCGGGCTTCGAGTCGCGCAACGCCAACCACCAGATGAAGAAGCTCGACGGCAAGCAGTTCCGCGCCATGCGCGACCTGCTCGACCTGCCGATCCCGGACTCGAAGCTGGACGAGGGCCTGGTGCCCTACGGCCACCCGGGCGCCGATTCCCCGGAGGTCCGCTACCTCCAGGAGCGCCGTGCCGCCCTCGGCGGCCCCGCCCCGGCCCGCCGGGTGCACCAGGTGGCGCTGCCCGCGCCCGAGGAGCGCGCGTTCGCCGCGCTGAAGAAGGGTTCCGGCAAGCAGGAGCTGGCCACCACGATGGCCTTCGTCCGCCTCGCCAAGGACCTGATGCGGGACAAGGAGACCGGCAAGCGCTGGGTCCCGATCGTCCCCGACGAGGCCCGCACCTTCGGTATGGAGGCGCTGTTCCCGTCGGCCGGCATCTACTCGCCGCTGGGCCAGACGTACGACCCGGTCGACCGCGACCAGCTGATGTACTACAAGGAAGCCAAGGACGGCCAGGTCCTCAACGAGGGCATCACCGAGGCCGGCGCCATGGCCGACTTCATCGCCGCCGCCACGTCGTACGCGACGCACGGCGAGCCGATGATCCCGTTCTACATCTTCTACTCGATGTTCGGCTGGCAGCGCACGGGCGACCAGTTCTGGCAGCTCGGCGACCAGCTCGGCCGCGGCTTCGTGGTCGGCGCCACCGCCGGCCGTACGACCCTGACCGGTGAGGGCCTCCAGCACGCGGACGGCCACTCGCACCTGATCGCGTCCACGAACCCGGCGTCGCTCAACTACGACCCGGCGTTCGCGTACGAGATCGCGGTCATCGTCCAGGACGGCCTGCGGCGGATGTACGGCCCCGACGCCGAGAACGTCTTCTACTACCTGACGGTCTACAACGAGCCGAAGCCGCAGCCCGCGATGCAGGAGGGCGTCGAGGAGGGCATCCTCAAGGGGCTGTACCGCTTCAAGGAGGGCACGCCCGCGAAGGCGGACGCGCCCCGCACCCAGCTGCTGGCCTCCGGCACGGCGATCCACTGGGCCCTGGAGGCGCAGGAGCTGCTGGCCTCGGACTGGGGTGTCACGGCCGACGTCTGGTCCGCCACCTCGTGGGGCGAGCTGCGCCGGGAGGCGCTGGAGTGCGACGAGGCGCTGCTGCGCGGTGAGCAGCGGGTGCCGTACGTGACCCAGGCGCTGGAAGGCGCTCCGGGTCCGGTCCTCGCGGTCAGCGACTGGATGCGCCAGGTGCCGGACCAGATCAGCCAGTGGGTCGAGCAGGACTGGACCTCGCTCGGCACGGACGGCTTCGGCATCTCCGACACCCGTGAGGCGGCCCGCCGCCACTTCGGCGTGGACGCGCAGTCGATCACGGTCGCGGCCCTGGCCCAGCTGGCCCGCCGCGGCGAGGTGCCCGCGTCCGCGGTCAAGGAGGCACGCGAGCGTTACGGGCTCTGA
- a CDS encoding GntR family transcriptional regulator — protein MTPPVVHSLREQIREHIVDGIVSGRWKPGERIVERRIATELEVSQTPVREALRELETLRLIESAPNKGVRVRNLTAADLEESYPVRAGLEQIAAELAAPGLGEDCSLLAPHVAALYEADRLADGEAQVRHTVGFHRELVRAAGNAVLLHTWEGLGIEVFTALSIRWLGTVQKSYAEEHEALIEAFLRKDPDIGTLVKAHVLGCAPRA, from the coding sequence ATGACCCCGCCCGTCGTCCACTCGCTGCGCGAGCAGATCCGCGAGCACATCGTGGACGGGATCGTCAGCGGGCGCTGGAAGCCGGGCGAGCGGATCGTGGAGCGGCGGATCGCCACCGAGCTGGAGGTCAGCCAGACGCCGGTGCGCGAGGCGCTGCGGGAGCTGGAGACGCTCCGGCTGATCGAGTCGGCGCCCAACAAGGGCGTCCGGGTCCGCAACCTCACCGCCGCCGACCTGGAGGAGAGCTATCCGGTCCGGGCCGGCCTGGAGCAGATCGCCGCCGAGCTGGCGGCCCCCGGGCTCGGCGAGGACTGCTCGCTGCTGGCCCCGCACGTGGCGGCGCTGTACGAGGCGGACCGGCTGGCCGACGGCGAGGCGCAGGTGCGCCACACGGTCGGGTTCCACCGCGAGCTGGTCCGGGCGGCGGGCAACGCCGTGCTGCTGCACACCTGGGAGGGGCTGGGCATCGAGGTGTTCACCGCGCTCTCCATCCGCTGGCTCGGCACGGTGCAGAAGTCGTACGCGGAGGAGCACGAGGCGCTCATCGAGGCCTTCCTGCGCAAGGACCCGGACATCGGGACGCTGGTCAAGGCGCATGTGCTCGGGTGCGCGCCGCGCGCCTGA
- the sucB gene encoding 2-oxoglutarate dehydrogenase, E2 component, dihydrolipoamide succinyltransferase: MSVSVTLPALGESVTEGTVTRWLKAEGERVEADEPLLEVSTDKVDTEIPAPASGILASIKVAEDETVEVGAELAVIDDGSGAPAAAEAPAAEPEAAPAPAPAPAAEAPAAPAPAAEAPAGGASGTDVTLPALGESVTEGTVTRWLKEVGEEVAEDEPLLEVSTDKVDTEIPAPVSGVLLEIVVGEDETAEVGAKLAVIGAPGAAPAAAAPAPAAAPAPAAPAPAPAAPAPAPAAPAPAPAPAAPAPAPAPAAAPAPAAPAPAPAAPAAPAATSGDDGAYVTPLVRKLAAENGVDLGSVKGTGVGGRIRKQDVVAAAEAAKAAAAAPAPAAAPAAASKAPKLEASPLRGQTVKMTRMRKVIGDNMMKALHSQAQLTSVVEVDVTKLMKLRNKAKNGFAAREGVKLSPMPFYVKAAAQALKAHPVINARINEDEGTITYFDSENIGIAVDAEKGLMTPVIKGAGDLNIAGISKKTAELAGKARGGGLTPDDMSGATFTISNTGSRGALFDTVIVPPNQAAILGIGATVKRPAVIETEEGTVIGVRDMTYLSLSYDHRLVDGADAARYLTAVKAILEAGEFEVELGL, translated from the coding sequence ATGTCGGTTTCCGTAACCCTTCCGGCGCTCGGCGAGAGCGTCACCGAGGGCACTGTCACCCGCTGGCTGAAGGCCGAGGGCGAGCGCGTCGAGGCCGACGAGCCGCTGCTCGAGGTGTCGACCGACAAGGTCGACACCGAGATCCCGGCCCCCGCCTCCGGCATCCTCGCCTCCATCAAGGTCGCCGAGGACGAGACCGTCGAGGTCGGCGCCGAGCTGGCCGTCATCGACGACGGCTCGGGCGCCCCGGCCGCCGCCGAGGCCCCGGCCGCCGAGCCCGAGGCCGCCCCGGCCCCGGCTCCGGCTCCGGCAGCCGAGGCCCCCGCCGCCCCGGCCCCCGCGGCCGAGGCTCCGGCCGGTGGTGCCTCCGGCACCGACGTCACCCTTCCGGCGCTCGGCGAGAGCGTCACCGAGGGCACCGTCACCCGCTGGCTGAAGGAGGTCGGCGAGGAGGTCGCGGAGGACGAGCCCCTGCTCGAGGTCTCCACGGACAAGGTCGACACCGAGATCCCGGCCCCGGTCTCCGGTGTGCTGCTGGAGATCGTGGTCGGCGAGGACGAGACCGCCGAGGTCGGCGCCAAGCTGGCCGTCATCGGCGCCCCGGGCGCCGCTCCGGCCGCCGCTGCTCCGGCCCCGGCCGCCGCCCCGGCACCCGCCGCGCCCGCCCCGGCACCGGCGGCTCCGGCTCCCGCGCCGGCCGCGCCCGCACCGGCACCGGCTCCGGCGGCTCCCGCCCCGGCTCCGGCGCCCGCCGCCGCTCCCGCGCCTGCCGCCCCGGCTCCGGCTCCGGCCGCTCCGGCCGCCCCGGCCGCGACCTCCGGTGACGACGGCGCGTACGTCACGCCGCTGGTCCGCAAGCTCGCCGCCGAGAACGGCGTCGACCTGGGCTCGGTCAAGGGCACCGGCGTCGGTGGCCGCATCCGCAAGCAGGACGTCGTGGCCGCCGCAGAGGCCGCCAAGGCCGCCGCTGCCGCTCCGGCTCCCGCCGCCGCCCCGGCCGCCGCCTCCAAGGCGCCGAAGCTGGAGGCCTCCCCGCTGCGCGGTCAGACGGTCAAGATGACCCGCATGCGCAAGGTCATCGGCGACAACATGATGAAGGCGCTGCACTCGCAGGCCCAGCTGACCTCGGTCGTCGAGGTCGACGTCACCAAGCTGATGAAGCTGCGCAATAAGGCGAAGAACGGCTTCGCGGCCCGTGAGGGCGTCAAGCTCTCCCCGATGCCGTTCTACGTCAAGGCCGCCGCCCAGGCGCTGAAGGCCCACCCGGTCATCAACGCCCGGATCAACGAGGACGAAGGCACGATCACGTACTTCGACTCGGAGAACATCGGCATCGCCGTGGACGCCGAGAAGGGTCTGATGACCCCGGTCATCAAGGGTGCGGGTGACCTCAACATCGCCGGTATCTCGAAGAAGACCGCCGAGCTGGCCGGCAAGGCCCGCGGTGGCGGCCTGACGCCGGACGACATGTCCGGCGCCACCTTCACCATCAGCAACACCGGCTCGCGCGGTGCGCTGTTCGACACCGTCATCGTGCCGCCGAACCAGGCAGCCATCCTGGGCATCGGCGCCACCGTCAAGCGTCCCGCGGTCATCGAGACCGAGGAGGGCACCGTGATCGGTGTCCGCGACATGACGTACCTCTCGCTCTCCTACGACCACCGTCTGGTGGACGGCGCGGACGCCGCCCGCTACCTGACCGCGGTCAAGGCGATCCTGGAGGCCGGTGAGTTCGAGGTCGAGCTCGGCCTCTGA
- the lpdA gene encoding dihydrolipoyl dehydrogenase, protein MANDASTVFDLVILGGGSGGYAAALRGAQLGLDVALIEKGKVGGTCLHNGCIPTKALLHAGEIADQAREAGQFGVKATFEGIDIEAVHKYKDEVISGLYKGLQGLVASRKVHYIEGEGRLSSPTSVDVNGQRIQGRHVLLATGSVPKSLPGLEIDGNRIISSDYALKLDRVPKSAIVLGGGVIGVEFASAWTSFGTDVTIIEGLKHLVPVEDENSSKLLERAFRKRGIKFNLGTFFQSAEYTQDGVRVTLADGKTFEAEVLLVAIGRGPVSQGLGYEEAGVATDRGYVLVDEYMRTNVETISAVGDLVPTLQLAHVGFAEGILVAERLAGLKTVPIDYDGVPRVTYCHPEVASVGITEAKAKELYGADKVVALKYNLAGNGKSKILKTAGEIKLVQVKDGAVVGVHMVGDRMGEQVGEAQLIYNWEALPAEVAQLIHAHPTQSEALGEAHLALAGKPLHSHD, encoded by the coding sequence GTGGCGAACGACGCCAGCACCGTTTTCGACCTAGTGATCCTCGGCGGTGGTAGCGGCGGGTATGCCGCGGCCCTGCGCGGAGCGCAGCTGGGCCTGGACGTCGCTCTGATCGAGAAGGGCAAGGTTGGCGGCACCTGCCTGCACAACGGCTGCATCCCCACGAAGGCCCTGCTGCACGCCGGTGAGATCGCCGACCAGGCGCGCGAGGCCGGCCAGTTCGGCGTCAAGGCCACCTTCGAGGGCATCGACATCGAGGCCGTCCACAAGTACAAGGACGAGGTGATCTCGGGCCTGTACAAGGGTCTGCAGGGCCTCGTCGCCTCCCGCAAGGTGCACTACATCGAGGGTGAGGGCCGGCTCTCCTCCCCCACCTCGGTGGATGTGAACGGCCAGCGCATCCAGGGCCGCCACGTGCTCCTGGCGACCGGCTCCGTGCCGAAGTCGCTCCCGGGCCTGGAGATCGACGGCAACCGCATCATCTCCTCGGACTACGCACTGAAGCTGGACCGCGTCCCGAAGTCCGCGATCGTGCTGGGCGGCGGCGTCATCGGCGTCGAGTTCGCCTCGGCGTGGACCTCCTTCGGCACCGACGTCACGATCATCGAGGGCCTCAAGCACCTCGTGCCGGTCGAGGACGAGAACAGCTCCAAGCTTCTTGAGCGCGCGTTCCGCAAGCGCGGCATCAAGTTCAACCTCGGCACGTTCTTCCAGAGCGCCGAGTACACGCAGGACGGCGTCCGCGTGACCCTCGCCGACGGCAAGACCTTCGAGGCGGAGGTGCTGCTGGTCGCGATCGGCCGCGGCCCGGTCTCACAGGGTCTCGGCTACGAGGAGGCCGGCGTCGCGACGGACCGCGGCTACGTCCTGGTCGACGAGTACATGCGGACGAATGTGGAGACGATCTCGGCCGTGGGCGACCTCGTCCCGACGCTCCAGCTCGCCCACGTCGGCTTTGCCGAGGGCATCCTGGTGGCGGAGCGGCTGGCCGGTCTCAAGACCGTCCCGATCGACTACGACGGTGTCCCCCGGGTGACGTACTGCCACCCCGAGGTCGCCTCCGTCGGCATCACCGAGGCCAAGGCCAAGGAGCTCTACGGCGCGGACAAGGTCGTCGCGCTGAAGTACAACCTCGCGGGCAACGGCAAGAGCAAGATCCTCAAGACCGCGGGCGAGATCAAGCTCGTCCAGGTCAAGGACGGTGCCGTGGTCGGCGTCCACATGGTCGGTGACCGTATGGGCGAGCAGGTCGGCGAAGCCCAGCTGATCTACAACTGGGAGGCGCTGCCGGCCGAGGTGGCCCAGCTCATCCACGCCCACCCGACCCAGAGCGAGGCGCTCGGCGAGGCCCACCTGGCCCTGGCCGGCAAGCCCCTGCACTCCCACGACTGA